A genomic segment from Canis lupus baileyi chromosome 13, mCanLup2.hap1, whole genome shotgun sequence encodes:
- the LOC140603092 gene encoding short coiled-coil protein: MMNADMDAVDAENQVELEEKTRLINQVLELQHTLEDLSARVDAVKEENLKLKSENQVLGQYIENLMSASSVFQTTDTKSKRK; this comes from the coding sequence ATGATGAATGCCGACATGGATGCAGTTGATGCTGAAAATCAGGTGGAACTGGAGGAAAAAACACGACTCATTAACCAAGTGTTGGAACTGCAACACACACTTGAAGACCTCTCCGCAAGAGTAGATGCGGTTAAGGAAGAAAATCTGAAGCTAAAATCAGAAAACCAAGTTCTTGgacaatatatagaaaacctcATGTCTGCTTCTAGTGTTTTTCAAACAACTgacacaaaaagcaaaagaaagtaa